In the Candidatus Cloacimonas acidaminovorans str. Evry genome, one interval contains:
- a CDS encoding ribonuclease HIII translates to MHKELENYLSHLLPELQKTGISIDEQIEIPYGVQLKVSRHNYKSILNIYYSQKKGISPVPTGNNNPLKKLLWDLCRLQEELKLDMPPMHTWNAWIGSDECGKGDYFGPLVVCAFAYKRDSENEFKNVGVKDSKKLNSEEIKRIAQYLYKNYANCIHCIVIKPVKYNELIAKFKAQKKNLNDLLAWLHSTAIIALQKNHPESQGVLVDQFSVSHKTKYALQEKQFPLPCIERTGAEIDPAVAAASIIARYQFLEAFEAMRKFYQLNFPQGANGNVIKYAQDFIKQYSEKRLGEVAKLHFKTTNQIENLPE, encoded by the coding sequence ATGCATAAAGAACTGGAAAATTACCTTTCTCATCTGCTGCCTGAATTACAAAAAACGGGAATCTCTATTGATGAACAGATAGAAATTCCTTATGGAGTTCAATTAAAGGTCTCCCGCCATAATTATAAAAGTATTCTGAATATCTATTATTCACAAAAAAAGGGTATTTCCCCTGTTCCCACAGGAAATAATAATCCCTTAAAAAAACTCTTATGGGATTTGTGCCGTTTACAAGAAGAATTAAAATTGGATATGCCTCCAATGCATACCTGGAATGCTTGGATAGGAAGCGATGAATGCGGAAAAGGTGACTATTTCGGTCCCCTCGTTGTTTGTGCCTTTGCCTATAAAAGAGATAGCGAAAATGAATTCAAAAATGTTGGAGTGAAGGATAGCAAAAAACTAAACAGCGAAGAAATAAAACGAATTGCCCAATATCTCTATAAGAATTATGCTAACTGCATTCATTGTATCGTGATTAAACCGGTTAAATATAATGAACTGATAGCCAAATTCAAAGCCCAAAAGAAAAACCTGAATGATTTGCTTGCCTGGCTCCATTCCACTGCTATTATCGCTTTGCAGAAAAACCATCCTGAAAGCCAAGGTGTGCTTGTTGACCAATTCAGTGTGTCACATAAAACAAAATATGCTTTACAGGAAAAACAATTTCCCCTTCCCTGCATTGAAAGAACCGGAGCAGAAATAGATCCTGCCGTTGCTGCTGCTTCCATAATTGCCCGTTATCAATTTCTGGAGGCATTTGAGGCAATGCGTAAATTCTATCAGCTGAATTTTCCTCAAGGCGCTAATGGCAATGTTATCAAATATGCTCAGGATTTTATTAAACAATACAGTGAAAAACGCTTGGGCGAAGTTGCTAAACTGCATTTCAAAACCACCAACCAGATAGAAAACTTGCCTGAATGA
- a CDS encoding bifunctional folylpolyglutamate synthase/dihydrofolate synthase, producing MLYNEFLEHIFKRYSGNVKLELNRMQGLLNDMGNPERKLNGFHIGGTNGKGSVCATLEALCRESGLNTALNTSPHLINYNERFRINGKEPSFETILNTFLRYENLFDKWEASFFEITTALAFSMFSEHNVDVSIIEVGLGGRLDATNLFIPDVAVITNIGLDHIKTLGGTLEIIAGEKAGIIKEGIPLVLGDIEESPRSIIEAVAKTKKVPVFRYKRDWQTSIRNDNLTGINFDYSFGNYEFPNLEANLMGEHQAINIGSALTAFILYAEKKKLPVAEEVIRKALQHISWKGRMQLLSQKPIIIIDGAHNVHGVKALMSTLEKIFPNRKVKFMVSILRDKDYKQMLSLICPKAEQIYVARNQSERAASVEDQVAVIEEYNIPYKTAPTVAEAYSLAVKECKEDDILIVCGSLFTVGEVLEIPKDNA from the coding sequence ATGCTTTACAATGAATTTCTTGAGCATATCTTCAAACGCTATTCTGGAAATGTGAAACTGGAATTGAACAGAATGCAGGGTTTGCTAAATGATATGGGTAATCCGGAACGCAAATTAAACGGTTTTCATATTGGGGGAACTAATGGAAAAGGAAGTGTTTGTGCAACCCTGGAAGCTCTTTGTAGAGAAAGTGGATTAAACACTGCCTTAAATACTTCGCCACATTTGATAAACTATAATGAACGCTTCCGGATTAACGGTAAAGAACCTTCTTTTGAAACAATTCTCAATACCTTCCTTCGCTATGAAAATCTGTTTGACAAATGGGAAGCATCTTTCTTTGAAATAACCACTGCTCTTGCTTTTTCAATGTTTAGTGAACACAATGTAGATGTTTCTATTATTGAAGTTGGCTTGGGAGGTCGTTTGGATGCTACCAATCTTTTTATCCCTGATGTTGCCGTAATTACCAATATCGGACTTGATCATATAAAAACCCTGGGAGGAACTTTGGAAATAATTGCCGGGGAAAAAGCGGGTATTATAAAAGAAGGTATCCCTTTGGTTTTAGGAGACATAGAGGAATCTCCCCGCTCTATTATTGAAGCTGTGGCAAAAACAAAAAAAGTTCCTGTTTTTCGCTATAAACGCGATTGGCAGACCTCTATCAGGAATGATAACCTAACAGGTATAAATTTTGACTATAGTTTTGGCAATTATGAATTTCCCAATCTGGAAGCAAATTTGATGGGAGAACACCAGGCAATTAATATTGGTTCGGCACTTACCGCTTTTATCCTCTATGCGGAAAAGAAAAAATTGCCTGTTGCGGAAGAAGTTATTCGGAAAGCACTGCAACATATTTCCTGGAAAGGCAGAATGCAATTGCTTTCCCAAAAGCCAATTATAATCATTGATGGAGCTCATAATGTGCATGGTGTGAAGGCATTAATGTCCACTCTGGAGAAAATTTTCCCCAACCGCAAAGTAAAATTTATGGTCTCCATCTTAAGAGACAAGGACTATAAACAAATGCTGTCTCTTATATGTCCTAAAGCGGAACAAATCTATGTTGCCCGCAATCAATCCGAAAGAGCTGCTTCAGTTGAAGACCAAGTAGCCGTTATAGAAGAATATAATATACCGTATAAAACAGCTCCTACTGTCGCTGAAGCTTATTCTTTGGCTGTAAAAGAATGTAAGGAGGATGACATTTTAATTGTTTGTGGCTCCCTTTTTACAGTTGGCGAAGTGCTTGAAATCCCAAAAGATAATGCATAA